One region of Purpureocillium takamizusanense chromosome 4, complete sequence genomic DNA includes:
- a CDS encoding uncharacterized protein (TransMembrane:3 (n2-13c22/23o46-65i86-108o128-146i)~COG:E~EggNog:ENOG503NXFU) has product MAVGFLPFLSALFGWVYTLCWSASFYPQPLLNWRRRTTSGTTVDFPFLNVVGFAAYLASNLAFYYSPLVRAQYAARHRGLAPTVQFNDITFALHALVLSLLTASQYLLARPLWRFAPAVAGARPSRGVLGITAGSLCAVAGVYLLAVSARSSSSSSTSSPLSAISSSGPGTSVADVDPAVDWCELDVVYAVGYVKLLVTLVKYGPQILANWRNRSTEGWSIWQVLLDLAGGVLSIAQQAIDSWLQRDWSGVTGNPVKFALGNASLVYDSIFIAQHYVLYRADDDGRRRPKTPWRGAEEPLLADEDEETRRRRRRLD; this is encoded by the exons atggccgtcggcttcctccccttcctctccgCCCTCTTCGGCTGGGTCTACACCCTCTGCTGGAGCGCCTCCTTCTACCCGCAGCCGCTACTCAACTGGCGCCGtcgcaccaccagcggcacCACCGTCGACTTTCCTTTTCTCAACGTCGTCG GCTTCGCCGCGTACCTCGCCTCCAACCTCGCCTTCTACTACTCCCCCCTCGTCCGCGCCCAGtacgccgcccgccaccgcggcctcGCCCCGACCGTCCAGTTCAACGACATCACCTTTGCCctccacgccctcgtcctctccctcctcacCGCCTCGCAGtacctgctcgcccgcccgctctgGCGCttcgcccccgccgtcgccggcgcccgccccagccgcggcgtcctcggcatcaCGGCCGGCTCGCtgtgcgccgtcgccggagTCTACCTCCTCGCCGTGTCCGCGcgttcctcttcctcctcctccacctcctctcccctctcGGCGATTTCTTCTAGCGGCCCCGGGACTTcggtcgccgacgtcgaccccgccgtcgactggtgcgagctcgacgtcgtctACGCCGTCGGCTACGTCAAGCTCCTCGTTACCCTCGTCAAGTACGGCCCCCAGATCCTCGCCAACTGGCGCAACCGGAGCACCGAGGGCTGGAGCATCTGGCAGGtcctgctcgacctcgccggcggcgtcctcaGCATCGCCCAGCAGGCCATCGACAGCTGGCTCCAGCGCGACTGGAGCGGCGTCACCGGCAACCCCGTCAAgttcgccctcggcaacgCGAGCCTCGTCTACGATAGCATCTTCATCGCCCAGCACTACGTCCTCTACAGggcggacgacgatggccgccgccggcccaagACCCCGTGGaggggcgccgaggagcccctgctggccgacgaggatgaagagaccaggcggcgccggcggcgtctggaCTGA
- the LEU5_2 gene encoding Leucine--tRNA ligase (COG:J~EggNog:ENOG503NXAB), whose protein sequence is MQLLYARQVSCRGTAGLSLCAAQRPATLSRHAPRSFQRTQPTSASLARRWYAVNLRALDGKWRQAWQTSDDAPRGSKADGAKDKFVLPMFPYPSGTLHLGHLRVYTIADVVARYHRLKGENVLLPMGWDAFGLPAENAALERGIPPDEWTTTNVAKMKAQMALMNGSWNWDRELTTCDPSFYKHTQKLFLMLHERGLAYQEEAEVNYDPVDKTVLANEQVDANGYSWRSGAKVEKKKLKQWFFRISEFREALLNDLEQLAKDNAWPERVLSQQKNWLGKSAGAAIKFPIMTFGTDVGAAIEVFTTRPDTLFGVQYIALSASHPVVQQLATTDPELQAFLDTLPGLPSDSKVGYMLPQLRAINPLAYHDETPDATKASIPIYVAPYVLGDYGEGAVMGVPGHDVRDHSFWKTHHAEEPVRFVLAASEDESTTAMDKGPFIEHGFMTQHSGLFKGKPSAQAGEMIIGILEGSELAKRVEKWRLRDWLISRQRYWGAPIPIIHCDSCGAVPVPDEELPVKLPEVGEHWADGKTGNALESSPDFVNTTCPSCKGSARRDTDTMDTFVDSSWYYARFADPHNAEQLFSPDAGKHLPVDIYIGGIEHAILHLLYARFIYKFLASTPLLPQYADDASWSAEPFKRLITQGMVHGKTYISPENGKFLKPDEVDLSDASAPKVAATGASATVAYEKMSKSKHNGVDPTDFISRYGADATRAHMLFQAPVGDVLNWDESKITGVTRWLQRLHDQVAAVARLSKKSVSAKNYLEAKFASIDSMDSKALRQWDAETTLWRQVQQTIESVRRSYDDIYSLNTIISDLMSLTNALSSSSAAGAVIRREAASVLVRLAAPATPAFAEECWSMLHPTSAGSMFKTASFPVQDGTLETAMLRARQQECAVQINGKMRGVVEISPPPPGMEGDALWDWMVGAILDTELGRERFGGGKYDLGKAKRAIPVRGGKVINFVM, encoded by the exons ATGCAGCTGCTATATGCGAGGCAGGTGAGCTGTAGAGGGACAGCTGGCTTGTCCCTCTGCGCTGCGCAACGACCCGCAACCCTCTCTCGCCATGCCCCGAGGAGCTTCCAACGGACCCAACCGACATCGGCCTCACTTGCCCGGCGATGGTACGCCGTCAACCTCAGGGCTTTGGACGGCAAGTggcggcaggcatggcaAACCTCCGATGATGCGCCTCGAGGCAGCAAGGCCGACGGAGCAAAGGACAAGTTTGTCCTCCCCATGTTCCCGTACCCGTCCGGCACCCTGCACCTCGGTCACCTGCGAGTCTACACCATTGCCGATGTGGTCGCCCGATACCACAGGCTGAAGGGAGAGAATGTGCTCTTACCCATGGGTTGGGATGCATTCGGCCTGCCTGCTGAGAAcgctgccctcgagcgcggcaTACCCCCAGACGAATGGACCACGACCAACGTTGCCAAGATGAAGGCGCAGATGGCCCTGATGAATGGAAGCTGGAACTGGGATCGC GAGCTCACGACCTGCGATCCGAGCTTCTACAAGCACACCCAAAAGCTGTTTCTGATGTTGCACGAGCGCGGGCTTGCCTATCAGGAGGAAGCCGAAGTCAACTACGATCCGGTCGACAAGACGGTTCTTGCAAACGAGCAGGTCGATGCCAACGGCTACTCGTGGCGGTCCGGCGCCAAggtcgagaagaagaagctcaagcAGTGGTTCTTCCGTATCTCCGAGTTTCGCGAAGCCCTCCTCAATgacctcgagcagctggccaaggacaaTGCATGGCCCGAGCGCGTCCTCTCGCAGCAAAAGAATTGGCTCGGCAAgtctgccggcgccgccatcaagttCCCCATCATGACCTTTGGCACAGACGTGGGCGCCGCAATCGAGGTGTTCACCACGCGACCAGACACTCTCTTCGGAGTCCAGTACATTGCCCTCTCCGCTTCGCACCCGGTCGTCCAGCAGCTGGCGACAACCGACCCTGAGCTCCAAGCGTTCCTCGATACCCTTCCGGGGCTGCCTTCGGACTCCAAAGTCGGTTACATGCTGCCCCAACTCCGGGCCATCAATCCCCTCGCCTACCACGACGAGACCCCGGATGCGACCAAAGCCTCGATTCCCATATACGTTGCGCCGTATGTCTTGGGTGACTACGGTGAAGGCGCTGTCATGGGCGTACCCGGACACGACGTGCGGGACCATTCATTCTGGAAAACACACCACGCCGAAGAACCCGTCCGCTTCGTTCTGGCCGcgtccgaggacgagtcgACAACGGCTATGGACAAGGGACCCTTTATAGAGCACGGCTTCATGACCCAGCATAGTGGCCTGTTCAAGGGCAAGCCGTCTGCACAGGCTGGAGAGATGATTATCGGCATTCTCGAAGGCTCGGAACTAGCCAAGCGTGTCGAGAAGTGGCGCCTCAGGGACTGGCTCATCAGCCGCCAGAGGTATTGGGGCGCGCCCATTCCCATTATCCACTGCGACTCttgcggcgccgtgccggtgccggacgaggagctgcccgtCAAGCTACCTGAGGTGGGCGAGCATTGGGCCGACGGGAAGACGGGCAATGCTTTGGAGTCGTCGCCCGATTTTGTCAACACGACGTGCCCCAGCTGCAAGGGTTCTGCTCGCAGGGACACCGATACCATGGACACATTTGTCGATTCGAGCTGGTACTATGCCCGGTTCGCTGACCCTCACAACGCCGAACAACTGTTCTCACCAGACGCCGGAAAACATCTCCCGGTCGACATCTACATTGGCGGCATCGAGCACGCGATTCTCCACCTCCTGTACGCTCGCTTCATCTACAAGTTCCTTGCCTCGACGCCACTGCTGCCACAGTACGCAGATGACGCGAGCTGGTCGGCCGAGCCCTTCAAGCGACTCATCACACAGGGCATGGTGCATGGGAAAACGTACATTAGCCCGGAGAACGGCAAATTCTTAAAGCCCGATGAGGTCGATCTCTccgacgcctcggccccCAAAGTTGCTGCCACCGGGGCGTCGGCCACGGTTGCATACGAAAAGATGTCCAAGTCCAAACATAATGGCGTGGACCCGACCGATTTCATCTCGCGATATGGTGCCGATGCCACGCGAGCTCATATGCTCTTCCAGGCGCCTGTGGGAGACGTGCTAAACTGGGATGAGTCCAAGATTACCGGGGTAACTCGTTGGCTACAGCGACTACACGACCAAGTTGCCGCGGTCGCCAGACTTTCCAAGAAGTCTGTCTCGGCAAAGAACTATCTGGAGGCCAAGTTTGCAAGCATCGACTCCATGGATTCCAAGGCACTGAGGCAATGGGACGCCGAGACGACGTTGTGGCGGCAGGTGCAGCAGACCATTGAGTCTGTGCGACGCTCCTACGACGACATATACTCCCTGAACACGATCATCTCGGACCTCATGAGCCTCACGAACGCGCtaagcagcagcagcgccgccggggccgtcaTAAGGCGCGAGGCCGCCAGCGTTCTGGTCCGGCTTGCCGCGCCAGCCACGCCCGCGTTCGCGGAGGAGTGCTGGAGCATGCTGCACCCCACGTCCGCGGGCTCCATGTTCAAGACTGCGTCGTTCCCCGTCCAGGACGGCACGCTGGAGACGGCGATGCTGCGGGCTAGGCAGCAGGAGTGCGCGGTGCAGATCAACGGCAAgatgcgcggcgtcgtggagatttcgcctccgcctccggggatggagggggacGCGCTGTGGGACTGGATGGTGGGCGCGATCCTCGACACGGAGCTGGGCAGGGAGAGGTTCGGCGGGGGCAAGTACGACTTGGGGAAGGCAAAGCGGGCGATTCCCGTCAGGGGTGGAAAGGTGATTAACTTTGTCATGTAG
- the MET12 gene encoding Methylenetetrahydrofolate reductase (NAD(P)H) (COG:E~EggNog:ENOG503NVAK), with the protein MDKITDKIAALPPDAEYFSLEFFPPKTAMGFSNLRHRLQRMEQALRPLFVNVTWGAGGSTATKSLELAELCQRELGLTTCLHLTCTNMSRRLIDKALEDAKVLGIRNILALRGDPPRNEEYRTADDTDDGAAEDFTWAVDLVRYIRSKHGDYFCIGVAAYPEGHADESHPMGQSLEHDLPSLVDKVQAGADFIMTQLFFDIVAYDNFEKTLREHPSGAFKDIIIMPGLMPIQSYQMIKRTTKLSHAKMPEAIMSRLNAVKGDDEKVKLVGVDVISELIDQIRVIKSRSAGRKGFHFYTLNLEKAVAFIVERTGLIPDTSDNEEAVVEETSAVPTLQVNGNVRLRTRSHSRTSRRQSSVGSDPHNRVIVGSQRPSHPEWEASGQEAGVPAEAINSRANTLAISEGEGVLGREATWDDFPNGRFGDSRSPAYGEIDGYGVSLHMSVASAVRLWGHPKTRQDISDIFVRHMKGQLEAIPWSEEELMPESSAIQPRLVELNSKGWWTIASQPAVNGAPSNEPTFGWGPPNGFVFQKAFVELFIPSSDWKALAERLCAPEVRGVVCFYSANAKGEFASSDVSGAANSSAGEASTNAVTWGVFPGKEIVTPTIIEEVSFKAWSEEAFGIWGEWAKVYGRGSESEKLLNGIKEDYWLVNIIHHDFVDKEALWTLLMG; encoded by the coding sequence atggacaagATTACAGACAAGATCGCGGCCTTGCCGCCAGATGCCGAGTACTTCTCGCTCGAATTCTTCCCGCCCAAGACGGCAATGGGTTTCTCCAACCTGCGACACAGATTGCAGAGAATGGAACAGGCCCTGCGGCCGCTCTTTGTCAACGTCACCTGGGGAGCCGGCGGTTCCACGGCCACAAAGTCGctcgagctggccgagctgtGTCAGCGCGAGCTCGGTCTCACAACATGCCTGCATCTTACATGCACCAACatgagccgccgcctcatcgacaAGGCCCTTGAAGACGCCAAGGTCCTCGGCATTCGCAACATCCTTGCCCTCAGGGGCGACCCGCCGCGCAACGAAGAGTaccgcaccgccgacgacaccgacgacggcgccgccgaggattTTACCTGGGCCGTTGACCTGGTGCGCTACATCCGCAGCAAGCATGGCGACTACTTTTGCATCGGAGTCGCAGCGTACCCCGAGGGTCATGCCGACGAGAGCCACCCCATGGGCCAGAGCCTCGAGCACGACCTGCCGAGCTTGGTAGACAAGGTCCAAGCTGGAGCCGACTTTATCATGACGCAACTCTTCTTCGACATTGTCGCCTACGACAATTTCGAAAAGACCCTAAGAGAGCACCCCAGCGGCGCCTTCAAGGACATCATCATAATGCCCGGTCTCATGCCCATTCAGAGCTACCAAATGATCAAGCGAACGACCAAGCTCAGCCACGCCAAGATGCCCGAAGCCATCATGTCCCGGCTGAACGCAGTCAAGGGTGACGACGAAAAGGTgaagctcgtcggcgtggacGTCATCAGCGAACTCATTGACCAGATTCGTGTCATCAAGAGCCGGAGTGCCGGTCGCAAAGGCTTCCACTTTTACACCCTCAACCTCGAAAAGGCCGTGGCTTTTATTGTCGAGCGGACCGGCCTCATTCCCGACACATCTGATAATGaagaggccgtcgtcgaagagACGAGCGCGGTCCCCACGCTACAGGTCAACGGCAACGTTCGCCTGCGCACAAGAAGTCACTCGCGGACTTCGAGGAGGCAGTCTTCGGTTGGATCAGACCCCCACAACAGAGTCATTGTCGGTAGCCAGCGCCCATCCCACCCTGAATGGGAAGCCagcggccaagaagccggcgtccccgccgaggccatcaactCGCGTGCCAACACTTTGGCCATCTCGGAGGGCGAAGGCGTTCTGGGACGGGAGGCCACTTGGGATGACTTTCCCAACGGTCGCTTCGGTGACTCCAGATCCCCGGCATACGGTGAGATTGATGGCTATGGTGTCAGCCTCCACATGTCTGTCGCGTCAGCCGTGAGGCTATGGGGTCATCCCAAGACTCGTCAGGACATCAGCGATATCTTTGTGCGGCACATGAAAGGTCAGCTCGAGGCCATTCCCTGGAGCGAGGAAGAGCTCATGCCCGAATCGTCTGCGATTCAGCCTCGGCTCGTCGAACTGAACAGCAAGGGCTGGTGGACCATCGCCTCGCAGCCGGCCGTGAACGGCGCGCCCTCGAATGAGCCAACGTTTGGATGGGGCCCTCCCAACGGCTTCGTCTTCCAAAAGGCCTTTGTGGAGCTCTTCATCCCCTCATCGGACTGGAAAGCCCTGGCCGAGCGGCTGTGTGCGCCCGAGGTCCGTGGCGTCGTTTGCTTCTACTCGGCAAATGCCAAGGGCGAGTTCGCCTCGTCGGACGtgagcggcgcggccaacTCGTCTGCCGGCGAGGCCAGCACCAACGCGGTGACGTGGGGCGTGTTTCCGGGCAAGGAGATTGTGACGCCGACCATTATCGAGGAGGTGAGCTTCAAGGCGTGGAGCGAGGAGGCGTTTGGTATCTGGGGCGAGTGGGCCAAGGTCTACGGCCGGGGTTCGGAGAGCGAGAAGCTGCTTAACGGTATTAAGGAGGATTATTGGCTGGTCAACATCATTCACCACGACTTTGTGGACAAGGAGGCGCTGTGGACGCTGCTCATGGGTTAG
- a CDS encoding uncharacterized protein (EggNog:ENOG503P6UA), giving the protein MAPASSKANYKTYEAQARMVRAIVAAHPEVKWNYKDIAKYFGQSTADGMQFQFRGIKKDAETLRRTVAENGDAANCLNLSASGGATPSAATTPSKSSAVTTPTSSRRTGTGTARKRPLAVNLKKESSDDDDDGTTGAEDSNYSERDQTPSKRTKTTGATGTTTSMTIAGGATGQKNVTPRRAAQKANVTIASVAAQLQDSESPTPIERTYQHHIHQQQFAHAPAAVVSPSTERQSLFGPHGSGHNVIINNFSTPATSMGTRGGGAALPAAFARNGSDVCMTSMARPGGSFTHRGMAFINDDFDDGEY; this is encoded by the exons ATGGCGCCCGCAAGTTCCAAAGCCAACTACAAGACCTACGAGGCTCAGGCTCGCATGGTCCGCGCCATCGTGGCCGCTCACCCGGAGGTTAAGTGGAACTACAAGG ACATCGCCAAGTACTTTGGCCAGTCGACTGCCGACGGCATGCAGTTCCAGTTCCGCGGCATCAAGAAGGACGCCGAGACGCTCCGCCGGACCGTCGCAGAGAACGGTGACGCCGCCAACTGCCTCAACCTgagcgccagcggcggcgcgacgccctcTGCCGCGACGACCCCGTCCAAGTCCTCTGCCGTCACcacgccgacctcgtcgcgccgcaccggcaccggcactGCGCGCAAGcgccccctcgccgtcaacCTCAAGAAGGAgtcgagcgacgacgatgacgacggcaccaccggcgccgaggacagcAACTACAGCGAGCGCGACCAGACGCCCTCGAAGCGCACCAAGACGACCGGCGCCacaggcaccaccacctccatgaccatcgccggcggcgccacgggccaGAAGAACGTGACGccccgccgagctgcgcaaAAGGCCAACGTTACGATCGcgagcgtcgcggcgcagctccaggACAGCGAGTCGCCCACCCCGATTGAGCGCACTTATCAGCACCACatccaccagcagcagttTGCTCATGCccctgctgccgtcgtgtCTCCGTCCACGGAGCGCCAGTCGCTCTTCGGGCCCCACGGCAGCGGTCACAacgtcatcatcaacaactTCAGCACCCCTGCCACATCTATGGGcacccgcggcggtggtgcagCTCTGCCGGCCGCATTTGCTCGCAACGGCTCGGACGTGTGCATGACTTCGATGGCCCGACCGGGCGGCAGCTTCACCCATCGTGGCATGGCATTCATCAacgacgactttgacgatggcgagTACTGA